The segment AACAGCGGAGACTGGAAATTGCCAGAGCACTTGCTGCAGGACCTAAATTGCTTTTGCTTGATGAGCCTGCAGCCGGCATGAATCCTCAAGAAACACATGAGCTCATGGAGCTGATTGCATTTATTAGAAAGCAGTTTGACTTAACAATTCTTTTGATTGAGCATGATATGCCGCTTGTTATGGGAATCTGTGAGCGCATTTATGTTTTGGATCATGGACAGCTGATAGCAGCAGGAACTCCTGATGTAATCCGCAATCATCCAAAGGTAATTGAGGCATATTTAGGCGAGGAGGTTTCAGAATAATGCTGAAAGTAGAAGACATCAATGTTTATTATGGAAATATCCAAGCATTAAAGGGAGTCAGCCTCGAGGTGAACGAAGGTGAAATTGTAACGCTTATCGGAGCAAACGGTGCAGGAAAAAGCACCCTTCTCAAAACATTGTCAGGACTGTTAAAACCGAAAAAAGGCAGCATCCAGTATTTGGGTAAGCCTATTTCAGGAAAAGCTGCTCAAACAATTGTTAAAGCAGGTATTTCCCACGTACCAGAAGGACGCAGAGTTTTCGCCAACATGACAGTTGAAGAAAATCTTGAATTAGGCGCCTATTTGCGTAATGATAAAAATGAGATAAAAAAAGACCTAGAAAAGGTATATGAGGTGTTTCCAAGATTACAGGAACGGAAAAAGCAGTTGTCTGGAACGCTTTCAGGCGGTGAGCAGCAGATGCTTGCAATGGGAAGAGCTATCATGGCAAGACCAAAGCTATTATTGCTTGATGAACCATCCATGGGCTTAGCTCCCCTGTTTGTTAAGACAATATTTAAAGTAATTCAGGAAATAAATCAAAGTGGAACAACCATTTTATTAGTAGAACAAAACGCCAATATGGCTCTGTCGATTGCAGACAGAGGCTATGTCATCGAAACAGGCAAGGTTGTGCTGTCAGGCACAGCTGCTGAGCTGCAAGAAAGTGACGACTTAAAGCAAGCCTATCTTGGCGGGCATTGATGATTTTGGTAAGCTGCCTTTAGCGAGGCGGCTTTTTTTTATGGGGAGAAGTAAAAAAAATTTGCATATTTATATAATCCTTAAGTGAATTAAGTGGATAATTGGATAAGAAGTGATTACAAAGTAGTACCATTACCACTTATGTCCTTGTAAAATAAAAAGGGATTAAATGTATTCGTTTTCAGTGCTTGGATGGTGCGATTAACTAGCAGGCGGATAAGACATTAAAAAACAACTTCTAACAGGGGGTTAAATCATGAATTTACTTATAACAGGCGGTGCTGGGTTCATCGGCAGCAATTTCATCCGCTATATGCTTGATGCATATTCTGATATGAATATTGTTAATCTAGACTTACTGACATATGCAGGAAATTTTAATAGCTTAGCTGATTTCGAAAATAATCCTCACCATCATTTTGTCCGAGGCAGCATTACAAATTTTGAGCTTATCACTCATTTGCTGGATGTTCATAACATAGAAGCTATTATCAACTTTGCAGCAGAATCCCATGTTGACAGAAGCATTGTTAATCCAGGTGCCTTTGTGGAAACAAATGTGCAAGGAACATTGACTTTATTGGAGGCAGCAAAGGAGAAACGGGTCGGCAGGTTCATTCATATCTCGACAGATGAAGTTTATGGCAGTCTTGGCAAGGAGGGTTGTTTCACAGAGCATAGCCAGCTTGCCCCGAATAGTCCTTATGCAGCAAGCAAGGCGGCAAGTGATATGCTTGTGCGTTCTTACTATAAGACATATGGTTTAGATGTGAATATAACAAGATGTTCTAATAACTATGGGCCATACCAATTTCCAGAAAAACTTATTCCGTTACTCATTACAAATGGTGTTGATGGGGAGATTCTCCCTGTTTATGGAGACGGAGAAAATATCCGTGATTGGATTCATGTTAAGGATCATTGTGCTGCTATTGACTGTGTGCTGCGAAAAGGAAAAAAGGGTGAAGTATATAATATAGGCGGAAGAACAGAGATGACCAATAATGAAATAGCCCATCTTATCATGGATAGGTTGAACCTTCCAGAAGACAGGCTAAAGTATGTGGAAGACCGTCCAGGCCATGATTACCGTTATGCTATTGATCCTATGAAGATAGAGCAGGAGCTTGGCTGGAGGCCTGCCTATACATTTGCAGCCGGTATGAAAGAGACGGTAGACTGGTATCTAACAAATGAATCATGGTGGCGTCCTTTGAAGGAAATACATGCGGGCAGCAAAAATGGTTAGAAATCAAGGTAACTATTGGTTTTTAGTAGTTGTTAATAAAAGCACACTAAAAGGAATAAAAGTGTGCTTCTCCATTATTTACCGCTGATAAATGGATAGGTCAGGATGGCTGCCCTTTGTGATTACATCACGAAGTATCTTCGCTAATGCCATACTGTAGACAAGCCCATTATCACCATAAGCCATCAAAAAATAACAGTTTGGAAACTCCTCATATTCTCCAATTAACGGCAGTCCATCATGTGTTCCTCCATAAAAAGCACCTAAATAGTATTCAGCGTGGATGTCCAATTCAGGAAATAGCTTTTTGCATTCTTTGATAAGCTTTTCTTTTCGGCTGATGATTTTTGAATCTCGCTTATCGGCATTCGCTGTATTTTCGTCAAAGCCGCCTATGATAATGCGGTTATCAAGCGTTGTTCTCATATAGATGTAAGGGCGGGCCGTTTCCCATATCAATGTCCGCTTATGCCAGCTTGAGAAATCTTCGATGGGGTTTGTAACGACAGCATAGGAGCTTGCCAGCACACTGTTTTTTTCATTTCTAAATTCAAGATTTTCATAGCCTGCAGCGAAAATCACATGCTTTGCAGTAATAGAATGGCCTTTGTCTGTGTATAAGACTGCCTGATTATTTTCTAGCTTCTTACCGTTGATCCTCGTGTTCTCATAAATAGCTACACCTTTTTTTACTGCACCATCGATTAGAGCATGATTGAATTTAAATGGGTTAAGCTCACCATCATTATACGTATAAAGTGCCTTGTATTTCCCGAAACCGTATTTCTCTTTTATTTCCTGTTCGGACAGCAAAACTGCCTGAAAACCATGCTTTTGAAGATAGGCATACTCTTTTTCCAGTTTTTCGATATCCTCTGGATAGCTTGCATAATAAAGGCTGTCTCTCCGTTTAAAGTCAGAGGATATATCAAGTGCATTTGCCGCACCTTCTATGTCATTGATTGCTTCTTCACATAATTTCAAATGCCTTATAGCCATATCTTCACCGAAGCTGTTCACAAGCTCAAATAGCATCTTATCGCCAAGATACTGAATAAGTGCTGTGTTTGTTGTGGTGCTGCCTTCCCCTACTCTCCGTTTGTCGACTACTGCAACCTTCAGTCCTGTATCCTTTAAGTAATGGGCACATTGGGCACCAGAGCTGCCCGCACCTATAATAAGAACATCACAGCTTATATCCTCGCCAAGACTAGGATACACAGGGGATTCAGGGAAGGTAGTTGGCCAATAGTAGTTTCCAGATTGCAATTTCATTGCATATTTCCCCTCTCATGTTTAATCTGATACTATTAAAATCAATCTAAATTAGCATGTCCTAAAATTTTCAGTTTTACTAATCGAAAAATAAGTAAAGAGGCAGAAGATATGACACCATTTACAAAAAAGGTAATAGAAATCATTCAATCGATTCCAACAGGGAAAGTAATGACATATGGACAAATTGCAAGGATAGCTGGAAGTCCGAGAGGTGCGAGGCAAGTGGTCAGAATACTGCACAGCTCCAGCCAAAAATACCAGCTTCCTTGGCATCGAGTAGTTAATGCACAAGGAGCCATAGTGATAAAAGCCGAGGAAGGAAATTCACTTCAGAAGCATCTGCTTGAGGACGAGGGCGTCATTTTTTATAGAGAAGGTGAATTGGAGCTGAATAAGTATCAGCATTTCCCTCTCGAAGAATGGGAAAGAGACTATTTTGAGGAATAAAGAAGGCGAAAAAACTCCAAAACTTAGTTGTTTTGGAGTCTCAATGGTCCATTAATGTGACCTTGTTCATTTCTCGTAAGCCCTTCTGTAAAGCCTGGCTGAATTGATCAGGTTTATCCATCATGACATTATGTCCTGCGTTTGCGATGGAAATCATGTTTTTGTATGGTGCCTTAATAAGCGGGTAGTATTGTTCAAATAAATACTTAAAATGTAAGTCATACTGCCCTACTATGTATATAACAGGTACAGAATAGCTTGAAGATTGCTCTCTAATATCATGCTTTATTGCATATTCGGATAGAGGTGCCTGAAGCTTTTCCTTCCTTAGAAAATAGCTTAAGTGTCTTAAAGAAAAATATGGAGAAACTGCCCCTGCCTTTAAAAAGGCAAAGGAATCAGACATATATGAAATATAATTTTTTGCTATTTTATACATTTTAACAACGGCTGCTTCTGTCGCCTTTAAGCTGTCATGGAGCCCTTTTTGCAGTCGCTCTAGTATTTCCGCATCCTTCTCAGATCCTTGAACGAGAGCTTTTTTTCGGATTTCCGCAGCCATAAGAGCTGCCCCATCATTTAAATGGACGATTTGAGAAATACCAACATATGCTTTAGTCAGCTCTGGATAGCGCTGCACAAATAGACTTCCAATCGTCGTTCCCCATGAGTGACCCATAATGATGATTCTGTCCTGATTAAATCGTTTTGAGAGATACAGGACAATTTCATGAATATCCTCAACAACCTGGTCTGCAGAGAGAGAAGCAATAATTGTGTCTGCCTTTTTCTTGTTAAGAAAATAAGTTCTGCCAGTATTGCGCTGATCCCAGTTAACAACTGTATAATCATGTTCCCAGCCATATTGGTATTTATGCAGCACAGGCGTCATTGGTGTACCTGGACCACCATGAAGAAAAAGAATAATAGGATTGCTGATATTTTGTCCTCTTATATAAAGATATTGTTGGATACCGCCTATCTCCATTATCACCTCTTGATCAATCCCATGTTGTGAGTGAATTCTATGCTTTCGACGTATCGAATTTGCTAGAATCCACCGGAACAGCAATAAGATAAAAAGAAGAAGGAGGAACATATCCAATATTGTTATGAAATTTATTTTCGGCAATTGGTCGTCCCTCCTTATTTAATGGTTATTAAAATGTATTCCTCCTAGACATTACCAGAATAAAATCAAACAGACAATAACTTTTCCAGCTTTTCACAAAGGTCTCAAGAGGATGGTATCTAAATAGCATGGTCATTTTTTTTGAAAACTATAACAGATAAAAGACCTCCAATGCTAAGCGCAATGGAGATCAAATCTTCTTTATCTCATTTTATATAACAGTAGACATTGTCTCTTTTAAAACTTTTACAGAATGGTCGAACTGCTTTTGTTCCTCTTGGTTTAATGGAATTTCAAGGACTTCTCTTATCCCATCTACATTAATTACGGCTGGAACTCCGATATATACATCCTTATGTCCATACTGTCCATCCAGATGAACAGATACTGGTAAGATAGAATTTTCATTTCCTAATATAGCTTTTGTGATGCGGACAAGAGACATTCCAATTCCATAGTAGGTTGCTCCTTTTCGCTCGATAATATGGTATGCTGCGTCTCGTACATTGACGAAAATATCATCTAGATCCTTTTGGCTGTATTTGCTGTTTTTTGCAATTAATGTTTCGACTTCCTCTAAGCCAACTGTAGTGCGACTCCATACAGGCAATTCTGTATCACCATGTTCGCCAATAATAGCAGCATGAACGTTTCTAGTATCTACATTAAAGTATTCGCCAAGCATGTAACGGAATCTAGCAGTATCTAGTGTTGTACCAGATCCGATTACCCTTTCTTTAGGCAATCCAGATTCTTTCCAAGTCACATATGTCAGAATGTCTACAGGGTTTGTAGCAATAAGGAAGATGCCGTTAAAACCGCTGTCCATTACATTTTTGACAATTGTTTTGAAAATAGCTGTGTTTTTTGCAACAAGATCAAGGCGAGTTTCACCTGGTTTTTGCGGCAATCCAGCAGTGATGACAACTAAATCGGCCTTTTGGCAATCAGCATATTGGCCGCTCCATACTTTCACAGGAGTTGGTGCAAAGGGAATACCATGGTTCAAGTCCATTGCTTCACCCTCAGCTCTTAATTCATTCACATCAATCAGAACTAGTTCCTCCGCAACACCTTGATTAATAAATGAATAAGCGTAGCTACATCCAACTGCTCCAGTTCCGATTAAGACAACACGATTAATATTTTGTTTTTTCATGATTAATTCTCCTCTTTAATTATTATTTTAAAATAATATCCAGCTAACTAGACCGACTAATACTAATAAACTAACACTATATTTGATGGTAACCTTGAACAAGTCGCTATCCCTTCCCGCAAGTCCAACGGCTGCGGCTGCAACAGCAATAGACTGGGGTGATATCATTTTGGCCATTGTTCCGCCAATGACATTCACTGCAACCATTGTTTCTGGTGCAATTCCAATTTGGGTAGCAGTGACAGCTTGCAGTGGTGCAAATAGAGAACCACTGTTGACAACAGATCCTGTTAGGAAAACTCCTAACCAACCTAACAAAGGTGCAAATAAAGGAAATATATCACCTGTTGATGCGAAAGCAAGACCTAATGTAGAAGACATGCCAGAATAAGTACAGATATAGGCAAATCCAAGGACACTGCAAATAGTCAGCACAGGTGTTAAAAGCTCTTTTGCTGTTTCCTTTGTCGTTTCCACAAGCAGTTTTTTGCTGCATTTAAACAATATGCTAGCAACAATAATTGTGATGACAATAGCTGTTGTTGTAGATGAAAATAAATCAAGCTTAAAAACGGCTGCATATGGTGTTGCTTCTGGAACGATAGGTGGAAGCTTTATAACATTATTATTCAAGAATGGAATTGGAAGAAGAAATACTAATTTTTCCAATGGTCCATCTGTAATAAACAAGTTTTTGAATATAGATAAGTTGAATATTGTCACAATGATTGTTAAAAAGATAAATGGAAGCCATGCATATGCAATCGCAGATAGAGAGTACTTCACCGTTGTATCTGTTTTTTCCTCTTTATTAACACGATAAATCTCTTTAGGCTGCCATTTTTGCAAGAAAAGTGCTAATGCCACGAGACTTACGATTGCAGCAAAAATATTTGCTAGTTCAGCACCAATGAAATAAAGCACTAAGGCCTGTGTTATGGCAAAGGAGATACTAGCTACAAACACTGCCGGGTATGTTTGCTTGATTCCCTTCCAGCCGTCAATGATAAAAATAAGCAGAAATGCGACGATGACAGCAAGAATGGGAATGATGATGGCTGTATATCTGCCGACTGCTAGTCCATCAAGGCCTGTTAGCAATGCTGGAACTGTTACAGGAATTCCCATTGCTCCATATGCTCCTCCAGCAATATTGGCGATTAAGCAAAGACTTGCTGCATATATTGGGCTAAAGCCTAGTCCAACTAATATTGCTGCTGTTATTGCAACAGGAGCCCCGAAACCAGCAGCACCCTCTAAAAAGGCTCCAAATGAGAATGCGACAATTAAAACCTGTAAGCGCTGATCTGATGTGATAAAAGAAATACTATTTTCGATAATGGCAAACTTTCCTGTTTTTACAGTAATCTTATAAAGGAAGATTGCTGCGAATACAATGGAGGCGACTGGCCAAATGCCGGCAAGTGCTCCGTATAGTGCTGACATGAGTGCAAAAACAAAAGGCATTTTATATATGAAAACAGCAACAATACCTGCGACGATAATACTCAATGCTCCTGCTACATATCCTTTTAATTTAAATACGGTCAACATGAGGATGAAAAATAATATTGGGATAGCTGCAATGATGGCTGAGATCCATAAATTATTCAATGGATCATAAACTTGGTTCCATGCTGTCATGCTTTCTCAGCTCCTCTGGAATAAATTATTTTGTTTACAATTTCATTATAGTGGTTACTTTGTGAAAAACATCACATAATTATGTCTGTTTTGTGAATACGATATGTAAAACGCTTTCTTAATAAAAAGTTGTTCACTAGTTTGTAACATTTCAGTTCCCTTCCTTGTTAAAATAAAACATATTTTTTATATTTTTAGCCATTTCATGCTGAATATTCTAGATAAGCATAAAAGGTACTTATGTCTGATTTTTTAGAATAATCAGTTGACAGTTAGTAGCTATTTATGTAAAGTATAGGTAAATTAATAGGAAAATCCACTAGGGGAGCCAATTGAGGCTGAGACAAGAAGTTCTTGGACCCTTCGAACCTGATCTAGTTCGTACTAGCGTAGGAAAGTGGAGTCGGTATCTATTTAGTTTAAATGCGTTTATTTGACTATTTATAGGCCACTCCATTTTTGGAGTGGCCTTTTTGCGGTTTTGAAATGTAACAAGGTCACTTTATTTTCCTATTAATAAAAAAGGAGGAGATAAGTGATGAGTTTTTCTAAACAATTACGACAAGAGGCAGATCCGATTTTTGAGGCTATTTTTGCACACCCCTTTGTAAGAGGAATCGCAAATGGAGACTTGCAGGCAGAACAGCTTATCCATTATGTGAAGCAGGATTTTGAGTACCTGAACTCCTTTATGCAAATTTATGGAACAGCTATTTCCAAGTGTGATAACAGAAAGGAAATGCAAATGTTTAATGAGCAAATTTCTTTTGTCCTGCACAGTGA is part of the Niallia taxi genome and harbors:
- a CDS encoding MGMT family protein codes for the protein MTPFTKKVIEIIQSIPTGKVMTYGQIARIAGSPRGARQVVRILHSSSQKYQLPWHRVVNAQGAIVIKAEEGNSLQKHLLEDEGVIFYREGELELNKYQHFPLEEWERDYFEE
- the rfbB gene encoding dTDP-glucose 4,6-dehydratase, whose amino-acid sequence is MNLLITGGAGFIGSNFIRYMLDAYSDMNIVNLDLLTYAGNFNSLADFENNPHHHFVRGSITNFELITHLLDVHNIEAIINFAAESHVDRSIVNPGAFVETNVQGTLTLLEAAKEKRVGRFIHISTDEVYGSLGKEGCFTEHSQLAPNSPYAASKAASDMLVRSYYKTYGLDVNITRCSNNYGPYQFPEKLIPLLITNGVDGEILPVYGDGENIRDWIHVKDHCAAIDCVLRKGKKGEVYNIGGRTEMTNNEIAHLIMDRLNLPEDRLKYVEDRPGHDYRYAIDPMKIEQELGWRPAYTFAAGMKETVDWYLTNESWWRPLKEIHAGSKNG
- a CDS encoding NAD(P)/FAD-dependent oxidoreductase, with translation MKLQSGNYYWPTTFPESPVYPSLGEDISCDVLIIGAGSSGAQCAHYLKDTGLKVAVVDKRRVGEGSTTTNTALIQYLGDKMLFELVNSFGEDMAIRHLKLCEEAINDIEGAANALDISSDFKRRDSLYYASYPEDIEKLEKEYAYLQKHGFQAVLLSEQEIKEKYGFGKYKALYTYNDGELNPFKFNHALIDGAVKKGVAIYENTRINGKKLENNQAVLYTDKGHSITAKHVIFAAGYENLEFRNEKNSVLASSYAVVTNPIEDFSSWHKRTLIWETARPYIYMRTTLDNRIIIGGFDENTANADKRDSKIISRKEKLIKECKKLFPELDIHAEYYLGAFYGGTHDGLPLIGEYEEFPNCYFLMAYGDNGLVYSMALAKILRDVITKGSHPDLSIYQR
- a CDS encoding ABC transporter ATP-binding protein, with product MLKVEDINVYYGNIQALKGVSLEVNEGEIVTLIGANGAGKSTLLKTLSGLLKPKKGSIQYLGKPISGKAAQTIVKAGISHVPEGRRVFANMTVEENLELGAYLRNDKNEIKKDLEKVYEVFPRLQERKKQLSGTLSGGEQQMLAMGRAIMARPKLLLLDEPSMGLAPLFVKTIFKVIQEINQSGTTILLVEQNANMALSIADRGYVIETGKVVLSGTAAELQESDDLKQAYLGGH
- a CDS encoding lactate permease LctP family transporter, which encodes MTAWNQVYDPLNNLWISAIIAAIPILFFILMLTVFKLKGYVAGALSIIVAGIVAVFIYKMPFVFALMSALYGALAGIWPVASIVFAAIFLYKITVKTGKFAIIENSISFITSDQRLQVLIVAFSFGAFLEGAAGFGAPVAITAAILVGLGFSPIYAASLCLIANIAGGAYGAMGIPVTVPALLTGLDGLAVGRYTAIIIPILAVIVAFLLIFIIDGWKGIKQTYPAVFVASISFAITQALVLYFIGAELANIFAAIVSLVALALFLQKWQPKEIYRVNKEEKTDTTVKYSLSAIAYAWLPFIFLTIIVTIFNLSIFKNLFITDGPLEKLVFLLPIPFLNNNVIKLPPIVPEATPYAAVFKLDLFSSTTTAIVITIIVASILFKCSKKLLVETTKETAKELLTPVLTICSVLGFAYICTYSGMSSTLGLAFASTGDIFPLFAPLLGWLGVFLTGSVVNSGSLFAPLQAVTATQIGIAPETMVAVNVIGGTMAKMISPQSIAVAAAAVGLAGRDSDLFKVTIKYSVSLLVLVGLVSWILF
- a CDS encoding alpha/beta fold hydrolase; amino-acid sequence: MPKINFITILDMFLLLLFILLLFRWILANSIRRKHRIHSQHGIDQEVIMEIGGIQQYLYIRGQNISNPIILFLHGGPGTPMTPVLHKYQYGWEHDYTVVNWDQRNTGRTYFLNKKKADTIIASLSADQVVEDIHEIVLYLSKRFNQDRIIIMGHSWGTTIGSLFVQRYPELTKAYVGISQIVHLNDGAALMAAEIRKKALVQGSEKDAEILERLQKGLHDSLKATEAAVVKMYKIAKNYISYMSDSFAFLKAGAVSPYFSLRHLSYFLRKEKLQAPLSEYAIKHDIREQSSSYSVPVIYIVGQYDLHFKYLFEQYYPLIKAPYKNMISIANAGHNVMMDKPDQFSQALQKGLREMNKVTLMDH
- a CDS encoding L-lactate dehydrogenase; this encodes MKKQNINRVVLIGTGAVGCSYAYSFINQGVAEELVLIDVNELRAEGEAMDLNHGIPFAPTPVKVWSGQYADCQKADLVVITAGLPQKPGETRLDLVAKNTAIFKTIVKNVMDSGFNGIFLIATNPVDILTYVTWKESGLPKERVIGSGTTLDTARFRYMLGEYFNVDTRNVHAAIIGEHGDTELPVWSRTTVGLEEVETLIAKNSKYSQKDLDDIFVNVRDAAYHIIERKGATYYGIGMSLVRITKAILGNENSILPVSVHLDGQYGHKDVYIGVPAVINVDGIREVLEIPLNQEEQKQFDHSVKVLKETMSTVI